GTATCTATCGGCGCTGGGCAACGTTCCGACGTAGCTGTATGAAGCCGCCACGGTGGACGGGGCGGGCAGTTGGATCAAGTTCCGCCATATTACGCTGCCGGGCATATCGCCGATCACCTTTTTCATATTGGTCACTTCGCTGATCGGGGCTCTCCAGGACTTCACTCGGTTCATTATTATGACCGCCGGCGGACCGAACTATTCTACGACCACGATTGTCTATTACCTGTATACGACCGCATTCCAATACAACGATATGGGCTTCGCTTCTGCAATTGCCTGGTTTGTAGGCTTCATCATTATGATAATTACCTTGATCAACTTTTTGGCTTCCAAGAAATGGGTTCATTACAACTAGGGTGAAAGGAGGATAACCATGAGCAGTCTTAGTGCAGGCAATCAAAATTATTCAACCGGCCGGAGATTCACTCTGAAAAGCGTGCTCGGAAAAGCGGCTTCCTATATTTTGCTGACTATCGGCGGACTTATTATGGCTCTGCCGTTCTTATGGATGCTGTCCACTTCCTTGAAGGATGAAGGCTCGATTTTCTCGATTCCGCCGCAATGGATTCCGAGTCCGGTAATGTGGGAGAACTATCGTCTTCTGTTTGAAAAAGTGAATATGGGCCGCGGCTTCCTTAATACGATGATGATCATCGTTCCAACAATAGCCATCGGGTTATTCGTGTCGGCTCTGTCCGCCTACGGTTTTGCCAAACTGAAATTTTTGGGCCGTGATAAGTTGTTTACTGTTCTGCTTGCGACTGTAGTCATCCCGGGGACGGTAACGATGATTCCCGCTTTTATCATGTTCAAGAACTTCGGCTGGGTGGACAGCTGGAAGCCGCTGATGATTCCGGGCATGTTCGGCGCTCCAATAGTCATCTTCTTTCTGCGGCAATTTTTTATGACCATTCCGGATGAACTGGAAGAAGCCGCGCGTATCGATGGAATGAATCCGTTCGGCATTTTTCTCAAAATCATGGTCCCCCTGGGTAAACCTGCCATTATGACTCAGGCCGTACTCTCGTTCAATGGATCCTATAACGATTATCTCGGACCTTTGATTTATTTGAATTCCCCGGAGAAATGGACGCTCCAACTGGAATTGGCTTCGCTTACTTCTTATTATGCCTCGGAATGGACCTATATTATGGCCGGCTCGGTTCTGGCGCTGCTGCCCACCCTGCTGATGTTTGCCTTCCTGCAAAGATATTTTATCGAGGGGATCGCGCTGACGGGCATTAAGGGCTGAGTGATCAAAAATAAAAAAACGAATGAGGAGAGAAACTGCGATGAAATCAAATGTAATAATCAACGCCGATATTTCCAAAGGGAAAATCAATAAAAATATATACGGCCAGTTCGCGGAACATCTGGGCCGCTGTATCTACGAAGGGCTGTGGGTCGGACAGGACTCGCCCATCGAGAATACGGAAGGCATACGCAATGATGTGATCGCGGCGCTGAAAAAGTTGAGTATACCGGTGCTCCGCTGGCCGGGAGGCTGCTTTGCGGATGAATACCACTGGAAAGACGGTATCGGTCCGAAGGAAACGAGAAAAAGAATGGTCAATACGCACTGGGGCGGTGTGGTGGAGAATAACCACTTCGGGACGCATGAATTTTTCAAGCTGTGCGAAATGCTGGATGCAGAACCGTATATTTGCGGGAACGTGGGCAGCGGAACCGTTCAGGAAATGTCGGAGTGGGTTGAGTACATGACATTTGGCGGCGAATCGCCGATGGCCAATTTACGCCAGGCGAATGGAAAAGAGGAGCCCTGGAAGCTGAAATACTTTGGAGTGGGCAATGAGAACTGGGGCTGCGGAGGCAATATGAGGCCGGAGTATTACGCCGATCTTTACCGCCGTTACCAGACTTATGTCCGAAACTATGGGGATAACCGGATCTTCAGAATCGCCGGCGGCGCAAATGTGGATGATTACCGCTGGACAGAGGCGCTGATGCGGGAGGCGGGCCATCTGATGGACGGACTGAGCCTGCATTATTATACTATTCCCGGCAAATGGGAAGACAAACGGCACGCGCTTGGCTTCGACGAAGCGGAATGGTTTGAGACGATGCAGAAATCGCTTTATATGGACGTACTGATTACCCGCCATTCCGCCATTATGGACCGCTATGATCCGGACAAGCGCGTAGGTTTGATTATAGATGAATGGGGCACCTGGTTCCTGGCCGAGCCTGGAACTAATCCCGGCTTCCTGTATCAGCAGAATACGATCCGCGACGCGCTTGTGGCTGCGCTTCATCTTCACATCTTCCACAGCCATAACGACCGGGTCCAAATGACTAATATCGCCCAAATGGTCAACGTGCTTCAGGCGATGATCCTGACGGAAGGCTCGAAAATGGTCCTGACCCCGACGTACCACGTATTTGAGATGTTCAAAATCCATCAGGATGCCGAGGCGCTTTCCGTTGAAACGGCCAGCGGCAGCTATGAGTGGGATGGCGTGTCCATTCCGCAGGTTAGCGTATCCGCCTCTAAGGCGCCAAGCGGAGATATCCATATTAGTCTCTGCAATACGGATCCGAATAATGAAGCGAAGATCACAACGCAGATTAGAGGAATCGAAAGCAGGGGCGAGGCCGAAGGCGTTATTCTTGCCGCTGCAAATATGCAGGCGCATAACACGTTCGAAGATCCCGAACGGGTCAAGCCGGAAGCCTTTCACGGCTTCAAGAAAGAAGGCGGAGTTCTGGAAATTACACTGCCCCCGATGTCTGTAGCCGTCATCAAACTGTAACCGGCATCGCTTTCCGGCTTGCCCCTCATGCTTCGGCTGGGCCCGTCTTCAGTCTGAAGCACGGCTCATTCCACGGGAAGATGCGTTAATTAGTGATACAAAGGAGATACCCTATATGACAAATACAGAATTTAGCAATCCGCTGATCGAACAGCGCGCCGATCCTTGGATCTACAAACACAGCGACGGCTATTATTACTTTACCGCTTCGGTTCCGGAGTACGACCGGATCGAAATCCGCCGGGCGCGCACCATCGAAGGACTGGCGTCGGCGAAGCCGGCAGTCGCATGGCGCAAGTACAAGGACGGGCCGTGTAGCGCAAATATCTGGGCCCCGGAAATTCATTATACGGACGGCAAATGGTATATTTACTTCGCCGCCGCCCGTACTACGGAGACCACTGATGGATTGTTCGATCACAGGATGTATGTGCTGGAGAACGATTTCGCGAATCCGCTGGAAGGAAACTGGACCGAAAAGGGCCAGATCAAGACGGCCTGGGAATCCTTCGCGCTCGATGCGACAACGTTCGAGCATGCCGGCAAGCTGTACTATGTGTGGGCGCAAAAGGACCCGGACATTCCCGGAAACTCCAACCTGTACATCTCGGAAATGGCCGATCCATGGACGCTAAGAGGCAGGCAGACCATGATCGCTAAGCCGGAGCATGCTTGGGAAATGATCGGCTTCAGCGTAAACGAGGGCCCGGCGGTCTTGAAACGGGGGGGCCGCATCTTCATCAGCTTTTCTGCCAGTGCGACCGATTTCAATTACTGCATGGGGCTAATATGGGCGGACGAGAACGCCGATCTGTTGGACGCTTCGTCATGGACGAAGCTGCCGCAGCCCGTCTTTCAGACGAACGAGGAAACGGCGCTGTACGGACCGGGGCATAACAGCTTTACTGTAGGTGAGAGCGGAGAGGATGTGCTGATCTACCATGCGCGGAGCTACAAGGAAATTCAGGGAGATCCGCTGTACGATCCGAACCGGCATACCCGTGCGCAGGTATTCGGCTGGAACGAAGACGGTATGCCTAATTTTGGGGTGCAGATCCCGGAGGGCGGCATCAAGCGGTAAGTCCACGTTCTCTCAAGGGCTTTAAGAGGCGGCCGTTTGACTTGCCGGATGGCTTAAGGGGAACAACAAAAGAGGCTGTCCCGAGTGTCATCATGGATGACTGGGGGACAGCCTCGTGGTTATTTCTAAGATTCGGCTTTCGCCGCCAAATGCATCAATTAATCTTGAAGGGAGGGATGCAGGCTCTCCTGCTTGCTGCTATGCTTGTTCTCCCACATCGCTTCGATTTCTTCGAGTGATTTGCCTTTCGTCTCCGGAATGACGCCCCAAGTGAAGAGGAAGGTAAACAGGGAGGTTGCACCGAAAATCCAGAACGTTGCACCAGGTCCCGCGGAAGCAAGCAGCGGCGGGAAGGACTGAGACACCGCGAAGTCGGCTCCCCAAAGTGCCATCGTGGCGACCGCTGTGGCCAGGCCGCGTATCCGGCTTGGGAATATTTCGGAAAGAATCACCCAAACCACCGCTCCGAGCGAAATGGCGAAGGAGGCGACATAAACGAGAATGCAGATCAGTACGATCGGACCGTCCGTTTGACCGGTATGGAAGGCGAAGCCAATGATCGTCAAACTGATTGTCATAAAGAACGAACCGGCCAGCAGCAGCACCTTGCGTCCGAGCTTATCTACAAGCCACAGGGACAGTGCGGTAAAGATCAGATTGACAAGCCCGACCATAATGGTCTGGGTGAGGGAGCCGCTCGTTCCAGCTCCGGTCTGGCGGAATATTTCCGGCGCGTAATACATAACCGCGTTGATTCCCGTAACTTGCTGGAGCATAGCGACGACAATGCCTACAATAAGAACGGTGCGCAAAGCCGGAGTGAATCTCCGTCCAGACGAGGCAATCGACGCTTCCTCATCCTGTTTGAAGGTCTGCTTGATGTCCAGAACTTCTTTCTTAGCCAGCTCTTCCCCGTGAATCTTCAGCAGAATGGGCAGAGCCTCTGCGGCTCGGCCTTTCTTGATCAGCCATCTTGGGCTTTCCGGAACAAGAAACAGCAGAACCAGGAACAGCAGTCCCGGCACAATGCCGGCTCCGAACATAATGCGCCAGCCGGTGGAAACGTCCCATGCATCGTTGCCGAGGCTAGATACGCCAAAAGCCAGGAAAGAACCGATGAGGATGCCCGATACCACCGCCATTTGGGTCATGGCGACCAGTCGTCCACGGTATTTGGCGGGCGCGATTTCCGCATTATAGAGCGGGCAGAGCGTTGATGTAATCCCGATGCCAACGCCCTCGATCATGCGGGCCAGGATGAAAATCTCCAGGTTCGGCGAAATAGCGGAAACGAAAATTCCGGCGGTATACAATACCGCAGCCGCAAGCAGCACCTTTTTTCGGCCGAACCGTTCACCCAACATTCCGGAGACTGCCGCTCCGGCCATACAGCCGATAATCAGGCAGGATACCGTCCAGCCGAGCATGAAGTCGCCCAGCCCAAACCGGGCGCGCAGGAACCCGTTTGCTCCCGACATGACCGCCGTATCGAATCCGAACAAAAATCCGCCAAGAGCTGCTACCATGGATACAAGCAGAACAAATTTAATGCTGCTCTCCGCTTCTTTTGCCGGATTGTTCAATAGAGTACTCATATATTTACCCCTCTCCAAGCCATTTCGTAATTATTGAATCACAAGACGTTATAAGACTAATTGCTTAACCTCTGTTTCATTGCGGTATGAAAGCGGATGCCTCTTTATGGAGGGCGGCGCTGTTCATAATTGAATTATAGCATTGCCCAAAACTGCGCGGCTGATCAATCCCCTGCACGATTTTGTCCTCTTTTGCGCATTTCTTTAAGGTGGAGCGGGAAAGGCCGAAGAGAATGTCGAACCTAGCATTATGTTGTCATCTGCACACAAAAAAGTCCACACCTGACGGCATGGACTTGAGCTTAATGGTTCTGGTCGCGGTATTCGCTTGGAGTGATTCCGGTTACCTTTTTGAATACCCGGCTGAAGTAGTTCGGATCTTTGTAGCCTGCGAGAAAGCAGATTTCTTTAAGGCTGAAATCTCCGGCCGCAATCAGTTCCTTGGCTTTGCCGATTCTGAGGCCGGTTAAATAATCGATAAAGGTCTCGCCCGTGAGCTGCTTAAAGATTTTGCTGAAATAAAAAGAATTCAGATGGACGTGATCGGCAACCTCTTCCAGCGAGAGTTCCTCCGTGAACCTTGCGCCGATGTAGCCTTTCGCCTTGTCCAGCACGCTCATCGTCTGCTGCTCCCGCTCCTCCCTTATACGCTGGAGAGCCGCAACGACATAGGAGCGCTGGCCTGCCCGGTCAATTGCCGCCGGGTTCCCGCCGTTATGATCGAGCTGCTCTTTCTTCAAATCGCCGAAGCGGCATACCCCGCCGCTGCGCTCGACGAGAGTGGAAGCGAACACGGCTTCAAAATAGGATTCATGAAGGCCTTCGGCGCCTTCGCGGATCGTGCCGATCCCGACCGCTGCGGAAAGTCCGAGATGCTGCTCTGCGTGGGAGCGCAGCTTCTCTCCGTATTGAAGCGCCTCCTCACCGAATTCCGCTTCCTGCATGCCCGGAGGTATTCGCAGGAATATCGCGATATGGCTGTCGATGAGGGAACTCGAAATGGAGCTGCCAAAGGTTCTGACAAGACTGTGGATGATGCTGTACGCCCGCTGCCTGCCGATATTCGCATCGTCGTTGAATGCGACGACAAGCCCAAATCCCCGGTCAAGGGGGAATTCCAGCCATTCGGAGAGCTGCAGGCTGTCTTCATCAGCGGCTTTGTTCATCATCAGGAGAAGAGCGAGCTCATTCTCGGCAAGCGGCATAAGCTGCGACATCCGGTCGCGTATTTCCAGCTCTTCCTCGCGTTTGGCCTTTTCCTGATCCAGTTCTTCCACCAGTCTTCGCAGCAGGGATACCAGTTCCTCCCGCTTAGCCGGCTTTACGATATATTCCTTGACCCCCAGCGATATGGCTTCCTTGGCATAGGCAAAATAATCATAGGCGGTCACCAGCACCAGCTTGGCGTCCGGCATCCTCGTTTTGATCTCCCTGAGGGCCTCCAGACCCTGAATGCCGGGCATATTGACATCCATAAAAATAATATGGGGCCGCTGTTCCTCGGCAAGTCCGATGGCCGTCCTTCCGTTCTCGGCGTGAATGATCCGGAACGTTCCCGGCATCGCCCGCCGGATAATCCACTCCAGCCCCTCGCGCTCAAGCGCCTCGTCATCTGTTATCATCAGCCGATACACTGTTTATCCCGCTCCTTCTCGCCGGAATTGTTAGCATTACGGTGGTTCCTTTTCCCGGCTGGCTGGAGATTTGCACTAAATCTTCCCGCTCATAGACGAGCTCCAGCCTTCTGAACACATTTCGGATGCCGAGACCGGTGGAGCGTGCCCCGGGCTTCGCCTGTGCCACCGTCTCCGGCCCGAGAGCCCCGGGCGCATGTGCCGCAGGTGAACGGCTCAGCAGGGCTGTCCGTATATCCTCGGTCATTCCCTTGCCGTTATCAGATATAATAATTTTCGTTTCCGCCGGATCTTCGCGAACGATAAGAGAGATCACGGCTCCGCTCTCCATATGAGCGATACCGTGGACGAACGCATTCTCGATTATAGGCTGAATAGTCAGGGAGGGCACCCGGACATCAAGGGCCTTGTCTTCTATATCGAGGCGGAATTCCACTCGGTCGCGGAACCGGGCCTGCTGCAGCCTGATATATTCCTTCACATGTTCCAGCTCGCTGCGCAGCGGCACTTGACGATCCAGATTCTGCAGATTGTAGCGCAGAAAGCTCGACATCGAGACAATCAGATCACTGGTCTGTTCCGCCTCCTCCAGCAGAGCAAGCTTCGAAAGAGCGTTAAGCGTATTGTATAAAAAGTGAGGATTGATCTGACTCTGCAGCGCCCGCAGCTCCAGAGTCTTCACCAGTTGCTCCTTCTCGGCAATCTGCCTGTCCTTTTCAATCGACTCCTTGAGACCCGCCAGCATTTTGACGAAGGCGGTGGAAAGGGCCGCAAGCTCATCCTTGCTTTCTGAAGGAAGAACGGTATCCAGGTTCCCCTTGGATACCGATTCTGCCGAACGGACCAGAGCGCTGACAGGAACCGTAATGCTGCGGGAAATCCAGAGCGCAACCACGATGCTGAGCGTCGTGATCAGAGCGAATACGGCAATGCCCAGCTTGTAAAGATGCGCATTGTCCGCCTGAATGCTCCGATACACGGGCCGGTAATAGTCCAGTTCGTCTTCA
This region of Paenibacillus sp. URB8-2 genomic DNA includes:
- a CDS encoding carbohydrate ABC transporter permease, with translation MYEAATVDGAGSWIKFRHITLPGISPITFFILVTSLIGALQDFTRFIIMTAGGPNYSTTTIVYYLYTTAFQYNDMGFASAIAWFVGFIIMIITLINFLASKKWVHYN
- a CDS encoding carbohydrate ABC transporter permease, with translation MSSLSAGNQNYSTGRRFTLKSVLGKAASYILLTIGGLIMALPFLWMLSTSLKDEGSIFSIPPQWIPSPVMWENYRLLFEKVNMGRGFLNTMMIIVPTIAIGLFVSALSAYGFAKLKFLGRDKLFTVLLATVVIPGTVTMIPAFIMFKNFGWVDSWKPLMIPGMFGAPIVIFFLRQFFMTIPDELEEAARIDGMNPFGIFLKIMVPLGKPAIMTQAVLSFNGSYNDYLGPLIYLNSPEKWTLQLELASLTSYYASEWTYIMAGSVLALLPTLLMFAFLQRYFIEGIALTGIKG
- a CDS encoding alpha-N-arabinofuranosidase, with protein sequence MKSNVIINADISKGKINKNIYGQFAEHLGRCIYEGLWVGQDSPIENTEGIRNDVIAALKKLSIPVLRWPGGCFADEYHWKDGIGPKETRKRMVNTHWGGVVENNHFGTHEFFKLCEMLDAEPYICGNVGSGTVQEMSEWVEYMTFGGESPMANLRQANGKEEPWKLKYFGVGNENWGCGGNMRPEYYADLYRRYQTYVRNYGDNRIFRIAGGANVDDYRWTEALMREAGHLMDGLSLHYYTIPGKWEDKRHALGFDEAEWFETMQKSLYMDVLITRHSAIMDRYDPDKRVGLIIDEWGTWFLAEPGTNPGFLYQQNTIRDALVAALHLHIFHSHNDRVQMTNIAQMVNVLQAMILTEGSKMVLTPTYHVFEMFKIHQDAEALSVETASGSYEWDGVSIPQVSVSASKAPSGDIHISLCNTDPNNEAKITTQIRGIESRGEAEGVILAAANMQAHNTFEDPERVKPEAFHGFKKEGGVLEITLPPMSVAVIKL
- a CDS encoding glycoside hydrolase family 43 protein encodes the protein MTNTEFSNPLIEQRADPWIYKHSDGYYYFTASVPEYDRIEIRRARTIEGLASAKPAVAWRKYKDGPCSANIWAPEIHYTDGKWYIYFAAARTTETTDGLFDHRMYVLENDFANPLEGNWTEKGQIKTAWESFALDATTFEHAGKLYYVWAQKDPDIPGNSNLYISEMADPWTLRGRQTMIAKPEHAWEMIGFSVNEGPAVLKRGGRIFISFSASATDFNYCMGLIWADENADLLDASSWTKLPQPVFQTNEETALYGPGHNSFTVGESGEDVLIYHARSYKEIQGDPLYDPNRHTRAQVFGWNEDGMPNFGVQIPEGGIKR
- a CDS encoding sugar porter family MFS transporter, which gives rise to MSTLLNNPAKEAESSIKFVLLVSMVAALGGFLFGFDTAVMSGANGFLRARFGLGDFMLGWTVSCLIIGCMAGAAVSGMLGERFGRKKVLLAAAVLYTAGIFVSAISPNLEIFILARMIEGVGIGITSTLCPLYNAEIAPAKYRGRLVAMTQMAVVSGILIGSFLAFGVSSLGNDAWDVSTGWRIMFGAGIVPGLLFLVLLFLVPESPRWLIKKGRAAEALPILLKIHGEELAKKEVLDIKQTFKQDEEASIASSGRRFTPALRTVLIVGIVVAMLQQVTGINAVMYYAPEIFRQTGAGTSGSLTQTIMVGLVNLIFTALSLWLVDKLGRKVLLLAGSFFMTISLTIIGFAFHTGQTDGPIVLICILVYVASFAISLGAVVWVILSEIFPSRIRGLATAVATMALWGADFAVSQSFPPLLASAGPGATFWIFGATSLFTFLFTWGVIPETKGKSLEEIEAMWENKHSSKQESLHPSLQD
- a CDS encoding AraC family transcriptional regulator; translated protein: MYRLMITDDEALEREGLEWIIRRAMPGTFRIIHAENGRTAIGLAEEQRPHIIFMDVNMPGIQGLEALREIKTRMPDAKLVLVTAYDYFAYAKEAISLGVKEYIVKPAKREELVSLLRRLVEELDQEKAKREEELEIRDRMSQLMPLAENELALLLMMNKAADEDSLQLSEWLEFPLDRGFGLVVAFNDDANIGRQRAYSIIHSLVRTFGSSISSSLIDSHIAIFLRIPPGMQEAEFGEEALQYGEKLRSHAEQHLGLSAAVGIGTIREGAEGLHESYFEAVFASTLVERSGGVCRFGDLKKEQLDHNGGNPAAIDRAGQRSYVVAALQRIREEREQQTMSVLDKAKGYIGARFTEELSLEEVADHVHLNSFYFSKIFKQLTGETFIDYLTGLRIGKAKELIAAGDFSLKEICFLAGYKDPNYFSRVFKKVTGITPSEYRDQNH
- a CDS encoding sensor histidine kinase → MSIRSKLLIFIPLLVLLMNLVTYFLFQSGTIVQESYDLIMGRVLKYKETAAASEDSLKAVYAYLLHPEEDTKTAAAGKLTLISELHSSLMDTGAAPPLASLLTGYGNMIQTLLSLEQQSLAAAENGKASEAFAHYLEAEKTASFIRSEGQRLVEDELDYYRPVYRSIQADNAHLYKLGIAVFALITTLSIVVALWISRSITVPVSALVRSAESVSKGNLDTVLPSESKDELAALSTAFVKMLAGLKESIEKDRQIAEKEQLVKTLELRALQSQINPHFLYNTLNALSKLALLEEAEQTSDLIVSMSSFLRYNLQNLDRQVPLRSELEHVKEYIRLQQARFRDRVEFRLDIEDKALDVRVPSLTIQPIIENAFVHGIAHMESGAVISLIVREDPAETKIIISDNGKGMTEDIRTALLSRSPAAHAPGALGPETVAQAKPGARSTGLGIRNVFRRLELVYEREDLVQISSQPGKGTTVMLTIPARRSGINSVSADDNR